A genomic window from Melopsittacus undulatus isolate bMelUnd1 chromosome 7, bMelUnd1.mat.Z, whole genome shotgun sequence includes:
- the RNF4 gene encoding E3 ubiquitin-protein ligase RNF4, giving the protein MSSGQRKRRGGAVNSRQVRKRNRLMASTAEMASETEPIELEESAGEEVVDLTCESSDPVVVDLTHNDSVVIVEENQGQRRNLRLRSQRQSDSCVLSSDDEDETRDNDVYVTHKLSRELGPLEDETASSKPSGTVSCPICMDFYSEIVQSGRLIVSTKCGHVFCSQCLRDSLRNANSCPTCRKKLTHRQYHPIYI; this is encoded by the exons ATGAGCTCA GGTCAACGCAAGCGCCGTGGAGGAGCAGTTAATTCCAGGCAAGTTCGGAAGCGAAACAGGCTAATGGCTTCTACAGCAGAAATGGCTTCAGAAACAGAGCCAATAGAGCTTGAAGAAAGTG CTGGTGAAGAAGTAGTAGACCTCACATGTGAATCTTCTGATCCTGTAGTCGTTGATCTCACTCACAATGATTCTGTTGTG ATTGTTGAAG aGAATCAAGGACAAAGGAGAAATCTGAGACTCAGAAGCCAGCGACAGTCAGACAGCTGTGTGTTAAGTAGCGATGACGAAGATGAAACAAGAGACAATGATGTGTATGTGACACATAAACTGTCTCGAGAATTGGGACCACTGGAAGATGAAACTGCAAGTTCAAA GCCGTCTGGTACTGTTAGCTGTCCAATTTGCATGGATTTCTACTCAGAG ATTGTGCAAAGTGGACGACTGATTGTGTCAACTAAATGTGGCCATGTCTTCTGCAGTCAATGTCTCCGTGATTCCCTGAGGAATGCCAACTCTTGCCCAACCTGCAGGAAGAAACTCACTCACAGACAATATCATCCCATTTATATATGA